The Vibrio gallaecicus genome contains a region encoding:
- a CDS encoding efflux RND transporter permease subunit: protein MEHDSHNFNSNDHSSNNHSSNKHSSKNNSSQSSAQNLDNQSPSSDKQLSGLASNWYSLPTKRSFIVLLVTFSIIFLSAFGAKNLYFRGDYNIFFEGTNKQLMAFEEIETTFAKTDNLAIVIAPNDGNVFTPETLTLIQNLTVDSWQIPYSSRVDSLANYQHTEAIEDDLLVEDLLYEEYPHTPERIAKVKQIALNEPLLRNSLVSAAGDVTVVNVTVQLPEVDKTTEVQEVIAAINIMIDKYQAEYPDVAFHKAGIVAMNNAFMMSAQEDSSTLVPLMLLVVLVFLTFMLRSFFSVVATLLVIISSIVATMGLSGWAGMFLSTATVNVPTLVLTLAVADCVHVIVTMRQAMQRGMDKAQAIQYSTQLNAMPILITSVTTAIGFLMMNMSDSPVLRDFGNLSALGVIIACFLSVTMLPALLKILPIKTLKPIQASQEKVTFMDRLGDFVVANRKALLPISTLVIVGAAALVPLNKVNDESVKYFDTSSEFRQAADFMEETISGMTNISIAVKTNESQAIADPVFLKAVGDFSEWLRVQPEIDHVATLSDVYMRLNKNMHGDDDSYYQLPLNRELAAQYLLLYEMSLPYGLDLNNQINVDKSSIKMVLTVDNLGSVELVELEERIYTWFAANAPQYEVLASSPSLMFAHIGETNMASMLSTLPITLVLISGLMIFALRSTRLGMISLVPNIAPAIIGFGLWALISGEINLGLSVVVTLTLGIVVDDAVHFLSKYQRARMEGQSAEEAVRYAFHTVGRALWITTVVLVAGFSVLAMSSFRLNSDMGLLSSIVIFIALVVDFILLPSLLMIFDKKTHYQAESNSVKSDLGSNTASTSPQAVSAIAK, encoded by the coding sequence ATGGAACATGACAGCCATAACTTTAATTCGAATGACCATAGTTCGAATAACCATAGCTCAAATAAACATAGTTCGAAAAACAATAGCTCACAGAGTTCAGCTCAAAATTTAGATAACCAATCGCCAAGTTCAGACAAACAATTGTCAGGTCTTGCGAGCAATTGGTATTCATTACCCACAAAGCGTTCGTTTATTGTTTTGCTGGTGACTTTTTCAATCATATTCCTTTCTGCATTTGGAGCGAAAAATCTCTACTTCAGAGGGGATTACAACATTTTTTTTGAAGGCACCAACAAGCAATTAATGGCCTTTGAAGAGATCGAAACGACATTCGCAAAGACAGATAACCTCGCCATTGTAATCGCCCCGAATGATGGAAATGTGTTTACACCTGAAACACTAACTCTCATACAAAACTTAACCGTCGATTCTTGGCAAATTCCGTATTCAAGCCGTGTAGATTCGCTTGCCAATTACCAGCATACCGAAGCCATTGAAGATGATTTGTTGGTGGAAGATCTGCTTTATGAAGAGTATCCACATACTCCAGAGCGAATAGCTAAAGTCAAACAGATCGCGCTCAATGAACCTTTGCTTAGAAACTCGCTAGTGTCAGCGGCGGGTGATGTCACTGTTGTGAATGTCACGGTCCAGTTACCTGAAGTGGATAAAACGACTGAAGTTCAAGAAGTTATCGCAGCGATCAACATCATGATCGATAAGTACCAAGCCGAGTATCCAGATGTCGCATTCCATAAAGCAGGCATTGTGGCCATGAACAATGCATTTATGATGTCGGCTCAGGAGGATAGCTCAACGTTAGTTCCACTAATGCTTCTTGTGGTGTTGGTCTTCCTGACATTTATGCTGCGCTCGTTCTTCAGTGTAGTTGCCACTTTGCTTGTGATTATTTCTTCAATTGTTGCCACTATGGGACTATCCGGTTGGGCTGGAATGTTCCTAAGTACGGCAACCGTTAACGTACCAACTTTGGTGTTAACTCTTGCTGTGGCTGACTGCGTACACGTAATTGTGACCATGAGACAAGCCATGCAGCGCGGTATGGATAAAGCTCAAGCAATTCAATACAGCACCCAACTTAACGCTATGCCGATTTTAATCACATCAGTCACAACCGCGATCGGTTTCTTGATGATGAATATGTCTGATTCCCCAGTTCTGCGTGATTTCGGGAACTTGTCTGCATTGGGTGTCATCATTGCGTGCTTCTTATCGGTCACCATGCTCCCTGCATTACTTAAAATCTTGCCGATTAAAACCTTAAAGCCAATTCAAGCATCACAAGAAAAAGTGACGTTTATGGATAGGTTAGGTGACTTTGTCGTAGCAAACCGCAAAGCATTGTTACCTATATCGACACTCGTGATTGTGGGTGCTGCAGCGTTAGTTCCATTAAACAAAGTAAATGATGAATCCGTAAAGTATTTCGATACTTCAAGTGAGTTCAGACAAGCGGCTGATTTCATGGAAGAGACCATCAGCGGGATGACGAACATCAGTATTGCAGTCAAGACTAACGAGTCACAAGCGATTGCCGATCCTGTGTTTTTGAAAGCGGTAGGAGATTTTTCTGAGTGGCTGCGAGTTCAACCAGAAATAGACCATGTTGCAACGCTTTCCGATGTCTACATGCGCCTGAACAAGAACATGCACGGTGATGATGACAGCTACTATCAGTTGCCTTTAAACCGAGAGCTTGCCGCTCAGTACTTACTGCTTTACGAAATGTCTTTACCTTATGGTTTAGATTTGAATAACCAAATCAACGTCGATAAGTCGTCTATCAAAATGGTTCTGACGGTAGATAACTTAGGCAGTGTTGAATTAGTTGAACTGGAAGAGCGTATTTACACATGGTTTGCTGCAAATGCACCTCAGTATGAAGTGCTGGCGTCTAGCCCCTCATTAATGTTTGCTCATATCGGTGAGACAAATATGGCTAGTATGCTGTCAACTTTACCTATCACTCTGGTTCTTATTTCTGGGTTGATGATCTTTGCACTTCGATCGACTCGATTAGGGATGATCAGCTTAGTGCCAAATATTGCTCCAGCGATTATTGGTTTCGGTCTTTGGGCTCTGATATCAGGTGAAATCAACCTCGGCTTATCAGTGGTGGTAACACTTACACTGGGGATTGTGGTTGATGATGCAGTGCATTTCTTGAGTAAGTATCAACGCGCAAGAATGGAAGGTCAGTCGGCTGAAGAAGCCGTTCGTTATGCTTTCCACACCGTTGGGCGCGCCCTTTGGATCACCACAGTAGTTCTCGTGGCTGGTTTCTCAGTACTGGCGATGTCGAGCTTCAGACTTAACTCAGACATGGGCTTATTGAGTTCGATTGTTATTTTTATCGCGCTAGTGGTTGATTTCATTTTGCTACCAAGCCTGCTGATGATTTTTGACAAGAAAACCCATTACCAAGCTGAGTCAAATTCAGTTAAATCCGACTTAGGTTCGAATACCGCTTCTACTTCACCTCAAGCTGTTTCAGCGATTGCTAAATAA
- a CDS encoding outer membrane lipoprotein-sorting protein encodes MSFMLAFSAGSAFADEARGLEIAEQRKTVDMGWGDSVATMEMLLRNKQGESSTRLMRLKSLEVDDDGDKGLTIFDEPRDVKGTAFLNHSHITESDDQWLYLPALKRVKRISSRNKSGPFMGSEFAYEDLSSFELEKYTFNYIEDAKIEGIDTFVLEQVPTDKNSGYTMQKVWLDQQYYRPIKVEFYDRKGALLKTLSFQDYQQYLNQYWRAHTMAMQNHQTGKSTVLTTTKLAFQTGLNDKDFQKNTLKRAK; translated from the coding sequence ATGAGCTTCATGTTGGCTTTCTCAGCGGGCAGTGCATTTGCTGATGAGGCTAGAGGGCTGGAAATCGCAGAGCAGCGTAAAACGGTTGATATGGGGTGGGGCGACTCTGTGGCAACAATGGAAATGCTACTTAGAAATAAGCAAGGTGAAAGCAGCACTCGCTTAATGCGATTGAAGTCTTTAGAAGTTGATGATGACGGAGATAAAGGGCTAACTATTTTTGACGAGCCACGTGATGTCAAAGGAACGGCTTTTTTAAATCATTCGCATATCACAGAGTCAGATGATCAATGGTTGTATCTACCTGCGTTGAAACGAGTGAAACGTATTTCTTCACGTAACAAATCCGGTCCATTCATGGGCAGTGAATTTGCGTACGAAGACTTGAGTTCATTTGAACTGGAAAAGTACACATTTAACTACATTGAAGACGCAAAAATCGAAGGTATCGATACTTTTGTTTTAGAGCAAGTCCCTACCGATAAAAACTCAGGTTACACCATGCAAAAAGTATGGCTAGACCAACAGTATTATCGCCCAATTAAAGTTGAGTTTTACGACCGAAAAGGGGCGTTACTGAAGACGTTGTCATTCCAAGACTACCAGCAATACCTAAACCAATACTGGCGAGCTCATACTATGGCGATGCAAAATCACCAAACAGGCAAGAGCACAGTATTAACCACGACCAAGTTAGCGTTCCAAACGGGTCTTAACGATAAAGATTTCCAAAAAAATACACTTAAACGTGCAAAATAA
- a CDS encoding GGDEF domain-containing protein yields the protein MNSFTWDKNFETGIDSVDEQHQYLVGFINHYGNLLSENTLSIDDISVALLDLTRYAEFHFKEEESLMRERGVYNLHIEEHVKVHRMFMQDIYSMQAFILEEDQLSARQLLDFLIHWLAYHILGIDQNMARQVAAIEEGATPLQAFEVEEKQNDSSTVPLLAALKGLFEQVSERNKQLLRFNQLLESKVEERTAELKRANKQLEELSLTDSLTKLPNRRSAFKQLAVHWQDSKEFGTPLVCIMIDADHFKCINDTCGHDAGDLVLQTLARELKNSFRNDDIVCRLGGDEFLIICPHTDLKGGMYVAEITRQKVSELQVETGNQIWIGSISVGVAELTQAFGSINELIKAADESVYLAKNSGKNSVRSIQI from the coding sequence ATGAATTCATTTACATGGGATAAGAACTTTGAAACAGGCATTGATTCGGTCGATGAACAGCATCAGTATCTTGTCGGTTTCATTAACCACTATGGTAATCTGTTGTCGGAAAACACCCTCTCTATCGACGACATTAGCGTTGCTTTGCTTGATCTTACACGCTATGCCGAATTTCATTTTAAAGAAGAAGAGTCTTTGATGAGAGAACGCGGTGTGTACAACCTGCACATTGAAGAGCACGTCAAAGTTCATCGCATGTTCATGCAAGACATCTACAGCATGCAAGCTTTCATCTTAGAAGAAGATCAGTTGTCGGCGAGGCAGTTACTTGATTTTTTAATCCATTGGCTTGCTTACCATATTCTCGGAATCGATCAAAACATGGCGCGACAAGTAGCGGCAATAGAAGAGGGCGCCACACCGCTGCAAGCCTTTGAGGTTGAAGAAAAGCAGAACGACTCGTCAACCGTCCCTTTATTAGCCGCTCTTAAAGGATTATTTGAGCAAGTCTCTGAGCGTAATAAGCAGTTGTTACGGTTCAACCAGCTTCTTGAATCTAAAGTCGAAGAGCGAACCGCAGAGTTAAAACGAGCGAATAAACAACTCGAAGAACTGTCGTTAACCGACTCACTCACCAAATTACCAAACCGTCGAAGTGCATTTAAACAGTTAGCCGTACATTGGCAAGACTCCAAAGAATTCGGTACACCTTTAGTGTGTATCATGATAGATGCGGATCACTTCAAGTGCATTAATGATACTTGTGGGCACGATGCTGGCGATTTGGTTTTGCAAACCCTTGCTCGTGAACTAAAAAACTCGTTTCGTAATGATGATATTGTTTGCCGATTGGGCGGTGATGAGTTTTTAATTATTTGCCCACATACCGATCTTAAAGGCGGTATGTACGTTGCGGAAATCACTCGACAAAAAGTGTCTGAGTTACAGGTTGAAACGGGCAATCAGATTTGGATTGGTAGTATAAGCGTGGGTGTAGCTGAACTCACCCAAGCATTTGGATCAATCAATGAGTTGATTAAAGCCGCAGATGAGTCAGTGTATTTAGCGAAAAATTCAGGGAAAAACAGTGTCCGATCGATTCAGATTTAA
- the pheS gene encoding phenylalanine--tRNA ligase subunit alpha: MQHLEEIIANATTAIDTADSLVALDEVRVQYLGKKGELTLQLQSLGKLPPEERRTAGQEINKAKGAVQQAIAARKDALQRAELEAKLAEETIDVSLPGRRIENGGLHPVTRTVERIEQFFGELGFSTESGPEIEDAFHNFDALNIADDHPARTDHDTFFFNPDLMLRTHTSGVQIRTMENGKPPFRFIAPGRVYRNDYDQTHTPMFHQVEGMLVDENVNFAQLKGILNDFLCNFFEEEVEVRFRPSFFPFTEPSAEVDVKRKDGKWLEVLGCGMVHPNVLRSVGIDPEKYSGFAFGMGVERLTMLRYGVNDLRAFFENDLRFLKQFK, from the coding sequence ATGCAACATCTAGAAGAGATCATTGCTAATGCAACGACTGCTATTGATACAGCAGATTCGTTAGTCGCACTTGATGAAGTGCGAGTTCAGTATTTAGGTAAGAAGGGTGAACTCACTCTTCAACTACAAAGCCTAGGTAAACTTCCACCTGAAGAGCGTCGCACTGCTGGTCAAGAGATCAACAAAGCGAAAGGTGCTGTTCAACAAGCGATCGCAGCTCGCAAAGACGCACTACAACGTGCAGAGCTTGAAGCGAAACTAGCTGAAGAAACTATCGATGTGAGCCTACCAGGTCGTCGCATTGAGAACGGTGGTCTTCACCCAGTGACTCGCACAGTTGAGCGTATCGAACAGTTCTTTGGTGAGCTTGGCTTTAGCACTGAGTCTGGCCCTGAGATTGAAGATGCATTCCACAACTTTGATGCACTAAACATCGCAGACGATCACCCAGCTCGTACTGATCACGATACTTTCTTCTTCAACCCTGATCTAATGCTACGTACGCACACTTCTGGTGTTCAAATCCGTACGATGGAAAACGGCAAACCGCCATTCCGCTTCATTGCTCCGGGTCGTGTTTACCGTAACGACTACGATCAAACTCACACGCCAATGTTCCACCAAGTGGAAGGTATGTTAGTTGATGAAAACGTAAACTTCGCACAACTTAAAGGCATTCTTAACGATTTCCTTTGTAACTTCTTTGAAGAAGAAGTTGAAGTGCGTTTCCGTCCTTCATTCTTCCCGTTCACAGAACCTTCAGCTGAAGTTGACGTGAAACGTAAAGATGGCAAATGGCTAGAAGTTCTAGGCTGTGGCATGGTTCACCCTAACGTACTTCGCTCTGTTGGCATCGACCCTGAGAAATACTCTGGTTTTGCATTCGGTATGGGTGTAGAGCGTCTAACGATGCTTCGTTACGGCGTAAATGACCTTCGTGCGTTCTTCGAGAACGACCTTCGTTTCCTTAAACAATTCAAGTAA
- the pheT gene encoding phenylalanine--tRNA ligase subunit beta, translated as MKFSESWLREWVKPAINSEELAHQITMAGLEVDDVEPVAGEFTGVKVGKVVECGQHPDADKLQVTKIDIGEEELLDIVCGASNCRLGLTVAVATVGAVLPGNFKIKKAKLRGVPSHGMLCSFSELGIDVESDGILELPEGTTLGMDVRELLELNDVTIDVDLTANRADCFSIRGLAREVGVLNRADVTEPTVDAVATSIEDTVSIEIKATDACPRYLGRVVKNVNVKAESPIWMQEKLRRCGIRSIDPVVDITNYVMLEQGQPMHAFDLAKIEGGIVVRLAEQGEKLTLLDGNEAELNSNTLVIADQNKALAIAGIFGGQDSGVTTETTDVLLEAAFFAPDHIRGRARAYGLHTDSSLRFERGVDSTLQAAAMERATQLLVEICGGEVAPVNGSESEADLPKANVVALRRAKLDSLLGHEIPSTDVVEILTRLGCDVETTEAGWTATSPSWRFDIAIEQDLIEEVGRIYGYDNIPNQAPKAALKMNDHKEANQPLKRVRDLLVDRGYHEAITYSFVEPEQQKLVVPGVEPLILPFPISADMSAMRLGLIQGLLNTVVHNQKRQQSRVRLFESGLRFIPEATAENGMRQEMMLAGVISGTRGEEHWDIATNTVDFFDLKGDLEAVLELSANEIAYSFKSAKHPALHPGQTAAIVVDAGLETEREVGIIGTVHPELERKFGLNGRTIVFEIEWAAINTRVLPEAVAVSKFPANRRDIAVVVDEAVASGDIVDACIAAGGEFLTGAKLFDVYVGQGVEEGKKSLAIALSLQSVERTLEDADIAGSVDAIVASISEKFGAALRD; from the coding sequence ATGAAATTCAGTGAATCTTGGCTACGCGAGTGGGTTAAACCTGCAATTAACAGCGAAGAGCTAGCTCACCAAATCACTATGGCTGGTTTGGAAGTTGACGATGTAGAACCTGTTGCTGGTGAATTCACCGGCGTTAAAGTAGGTAAAGTGGTTGAGTGCGGTCAGCACCCAGACGCAGACAAACTACAAGTTACAAAGATCGACATTGGTGAAGAAGAACTTTTAGACATCGTATGTGGTGCATCTAACTGTCGTCTTGGCCTAACGGTAGCAGTAGCAACAGTTGGTGCAGTTCTGCCTGGTAACTTCAAAATCAAGAAAGCAAAACTACGTGGCGTTCCATCGCACGGCATGCTTTGTTCTTTCTCTGAGCTAGGTATCGACGTAGAGTCTGACGGCATCCTTGAGCTACCAGAAGGCACAACGCTAGGTATGGACGTACGTGAGCTTCTTGAGCTTAACGACGTAACTATCGACGTAGACCTAACAGCAAACCGCGCAGACTGCTTCAGCATTCGTGGCCTTGCTCGTGAAGTTGGCGTACTAAACCGCGCAGACGTTACAGAGCCAACAGTTGACGCTGTTGCAACAAGCATTGAAGACACAGTATCTATTGAAATCAAAGCAACTGATGCTTGTCCACGTTACCTTGGCCGTGTGGTTAAGAACGTAAACGTGAAAGCGGAATCTCCAATCTGGATGCAAGAAAAACTGCGCCGTTGTGGTATCCGTTCAATCGACCCAGTTGTAGACATCACAAACTACGTGATGCTAGAGCAAGGCCAACCAATGCACGCATTTGATCTTGCTAAGATCGAAGGTGGTATAGTGGTTCGTCTAGCAGAGCAGGGCGAAAAGCTAACACTTCTAGATGGCAACGAAGCTGAACTAAACAGCAACACACTTGTTATCGCAGACCAAAACAAAGCACTAGCAATCGCTGGCATCTTTGGCGGTCAAGATTCAGGTGTTACTACTGAAACAACAGACGTACTTCTTGAAGCAGCATTCTTCGCACCGGATCACATCCGTGGTCGCGCACGTGCTTACGGCCTTCACACAGATTCTTCTCTACGTTTCGAACGTGGTGTTGATTCAACGCTACAAGCAGCAGCAATGGAGCGTGCAACACAGCTTCTAGTTGAAATCTGTGGTGGTGAAGTTGCGCCAGTAAACGGCAGCGAATCTGAAGCTGATCTACCAAAAGCAAACGTAGTTGCTCTACGTCGCGCTAAGCTAGACAGCCTACTAGGTCACGAAATCCCATCTACAGACGTAGTGGAAATTCTTACTCGCCTAGGTTGTGACGTTGAGACGACTGAAGCTGGTTGGACGGCAACGTCTCCATCTTGGCGTTTTGATATCGCAATCGAGCAAGACCTAATTGAAGAAGTAGGTCGTATCTACGGTTACGATAACATTCCAAACCAAGCGCCTAAAGCAGCACTTAAAATGAATGACCACAAAGAAGCTAACCAACCGCTTAAGCGCGTTCGTGACCTTCTTGTAGACCGTGGCTACCACGAAGCAATCACATACAGCTTCGTAGAACCAGAACAGCAAAAACTTGTTGTACCTGGTGTTGAGCCGCTAATCCTGCCATTCCCAATCTCTGCGGACATGTCAGCAATGCGTCTTGGTCTAATCCAAGGTCTTCTAAACACAGTGGTTCACAACCAGAAGCGTCAACAGTCTCGCGTTCGTCTATTCGAATCAGGCCTACGTTTCATCCCTGAAGCAACGGCTGAAAACGGCATGCGCCAAGAAATGATGCTTGCGGGCGTTATCTCTGGTACTCGTGGCGAAGAGCACTGGGACATTGCAACTAACACTGTAGATTTCTTCGATCTTAAAGGTGACCTAGAAGCAGTACTTGAGCTTTCAGCAAACGAAATCGCATACAGCTTCAAATCTGCTAAGCACCCTGCACTTCACCCAGGTCAAACTGCGGCTATCGTAGTAGACGCTGGTCTCGAAACCGAGAGAGAAGTGGGTATCATTGGTACTGTTCACCCAGAACTAGAGCGTAAGTTTGGTCTTAACGGCCGTACTATCGTATTCGAAATCGAATGGGCAGCTATCAACACTCGCGTGCTTCCAGAAGCAGTAGCAGTATCTAAGTTCCCTGCAAACCGTCGTGATATCGCAGTCGTTGTTGATGAAGCAGTAGCTTCTGGCGACATCGTAGATGCGTGTATCGCAGCGGGTGGTGAATTCCTAACAGGCGCTAAACTGTTCGACGTATACGTTGGTCAAGGCGTTGAAGAAGGTAAGAAGAGCCTAGCAATCGCACTTAGCCTACAGTCTGTAGAGCGCACACTTGAAGATGCAGACATCGCTGGTTCAGTAGATGCTATCGTAGCTTCAATCTCAGAGAAATTCGGCGCAGCACTTCGCGACTAA